From Pararhizobium sp. A13:
CTGTGACCGGTGCGTCAGCCGGCATCGCATGGGGATTGCGGTTACTCTCCAGCCATGTCAATTCTGCCGAAAGCGCCGCCTCGGCCTTTTCCTCCATCGCCCGGAAAGTGTGGATCAATTCTTCGCCGAAAGGCGTGACGACCGCGCCGCCGCCCTGCTTTCCGCCGCGCTGCGACAAGACCGCATCCTGTTTGAACATGCCGTTGAGGGCGCTCACCAGCAACCAGGCCCGCCGATAGGACATGTCCATCGCCCTGCCCGCCGCGGAAATCGAGCCGGTCTCGCGAATGTGTTCCAGCAACGCAATCTTGCCCCGGCCCAGTCGCTCAGCATGAGGAAAATCGATCCTCAGAACGGGTTTGAGACCGGTGTTTTCTTTTGGTGTCATGCGATTGCTGCGTGCCTTCTCTGGATCAGCAGAGACTATAGCGCTCGTCTGCAGATGTATAGCAGCAGCGCGCCCTGCAAGGACGGCAGGTCGCGCGGGACTACAGGCTCATGCCGCCGTCGATGACGTGCACCTGGCCCGTCGTGTAGTTGGAAACATCGCTGCCGAGATAGACGGCAAGCGCTGCGATTTCCTCCGGCTGACCGATGCGGCCCATCGGCTGGCGGGCGATGAAGGCGGCGCGTGCTTCCTCGTAGTTCCCTTGCGCCTTCATGCGATCCTCGAGTGAGGGCGATTGCACCGTGCCGGGCGCGATCGCGTTGCAGCGTATGCCCTGTTTGATATAGTCGAGGGCGATCGACTTGGTGAGGCCGATCACCGCCGCCTTGCTGGCCGAATAGGTGAAGCGGTTCGGCACGCCCATGGGGACGCCGGCCACCGACGACATGTTGATGATCGAACCGCCACCGTTTTCGATCATGCCCGGCAGGAAGGCGCGGATGAGCCGGAACATCGACTTGACGTTGAGATCGAAGGCGAAATCATAGTCCCGCTCGCTGGCCTCGAGGATCGTACCGGCGTGGACGACACCGGCGCAGTTGAACAGGACGTCTATGGTTCCGGTCTCCGCCGCAAAGGCAGAGATCGCATCCGCATTCATGACATCGAGTTTCGCGACGTTCATGCCAAGGGCGGAAAGCTCGGCCAGTTTTTCCTCGTTGATGTCGGTCGCCGTGACGATCGCGCCTTCCCGCTGGAATGCATCGGCCGCTGCGCGGCCGATGCCTTGCGCTGCCGCCGTGATCACGGCGCGTTTGCCGGCCAGAAGTCCACCCATGTCATTCCTCCCTGTCGCGGCTATGGTCCGCATCCGTTTGCCGACAAAAAACATCGCGGGGTCCCCGCTTGTCAAGGGTAGGAAACGTATTTTTATACAGAAAAAACTAAACTCGGTGTGATCTGGCTTCAGACCCTCAAGCCCGTCTCGCTGTCAAAGACATGCACATCTCCGGGGCGGATCGATACATCGATGACGTCACCGGCTCTGACCGGCCTACGGGTGGTATCGACAATCGTCACCTCAGTCGCAGTCGAAGTGGTGATATAGGTCGCAGAGCCGGTGGTCTCGACGATCCCGACCGGTAGGCGGAAGACGCCCTGCCCCGGTTCGACGAAATGCAGATGCTCCGGCCGAAGCCCCGCTGTCACCTTGCGGCCGGGCTGGAGCTGGCGATCGAGCGCAATGGTCTGCTTTTCGCCGACATCGACCTCCAGCGAGCGGCCATCCTCGCCGACCGTCGCAGGCACGAAGTTCATCGCCGGCGAGCCGATGAAGCCGGCGACGAACTTATTGGCTGGCCGGTCATAGAGCTCCAGCGGCGCGCCCTGCTGCTCGATCACGCCGTCCTTCATCACCACCACATGGTCGGCCATCGTCATCGCCTCGATCTGGTCATGCGTGACATAGACGGAAGTGGCGTGCAGCCGGTCGTGCAAAGTGCGGATTTCCTTGCGCATATGGACCCGCAACGCCGCATCGAGATTGGACAGCGGCTCGTCGAACAGGAAGGCCTTGGGATGGCGGATGATAGCGCGGCTCATGGCGACGCGCTGGCGCTGGCCGCCGGAGAGCTCACGTGGATAGCGTCCGAGAAGATGCGAAAGCCCAGTCGTGGCGGCGACTTCCTCTGCCGCCTTCTTGGCCTCGGCCTTGGCGACACCGCGAATGCGCAGGCTGTAGGTGAGGTTCTGCTCGACCGTCATGTGCGGGTAGAGCGCGTAGGACTGGAACACCATGGCGATGTCGCGCTTGCGCGGCGGCACCTTGTTCATCAGTTCACCGGCGATCTTCAAGTCGCCCGTCGAAATGCTCTCAAGCCCAGCCAGCGAACGCAGCAACGTGGACTTGCCGCAGCCGGAGGGGCCGACGAGCGCGACGAAGCTGCCCTTCTCGATGCTGAGATCGATATTCTTCAGCGCGTGGAAGGCACCGTAATATTTGTTGACGCCCGAGAGTTCGATCTGCTTGGTCATTTGATGGCTCCCGAGGTAAGGCCGGAGACGATGCGCCGCTGCAGCAGCACGAAGATGGCGAGAATGGGGGTCACGTAGATCGTGGCGTAGGCCATGATGTTGTTCCATTCGTTGGTATTCGGCCCCATGAAGGAATTGAGCCCGACGCTGGCGGGCTGAAGTTCCACCGCCTGGATGATCGACTTCGAATAGACGAACTCGCCGAAGGCCTGCATGAAGATCAGGATGGCGCTGACGAGAATGCCGTTGCGGGCGAGCGGCAGCACGATGTTGAAGAAAGCGCCCACACGCGAGTTGCCATCGACCAGCGCCGCCTCCTCCAGTTCCATCGGCACGGCCATGAAGGTGGCGCGCACCAACACCACGAAGAACGGCATGCTCTTGGCGGCAATGGCGATGATCACGGCAAGACGGGGATATTCCAGCATGCCGATCTGCGAAAAACCGACGAAGATCGGTGTGATCATCAAGGAGGCCGGCAGGACCTGCAGCATGAGGATCAGAAACAGGCCAATGTCGACCCAGACATTGCGGTAGCGCGCCAGCACATAGGCACAGCCGACGCCAAGCACCGTGATCAGCACCACGGCTCCGGAGGCGATGACCAGCGAGTTCCAGAGATAGCGCCCCATGCCCCGGCTTTCCCAGACATGAGAATAGGTGCTCCACTGCGGCACGGACGGCCAGAAGGTCGGCGGCGTGGCGAACATCTCGGAACCGCTTTTAAGCGCGGTGATGTACATCCAATAGAGCGGAAAGAGATAGATCGCCGCCATGATGATGGCGATCACGAACATCAAGCGGTTGCGGGCAGTATCGCTCATCCGCGCACCTCATGGCGTGTCGAGCGGACATAGACGACCGAGGCGATCATGACGAAGATGATCATCAGGACGGAAATCGTCGCGCCCTTGGCAAAGTCATACTGCCGGAAGGACTGCTCCCAGGCCCAGTATTGCGTGACGTTGGACGAATTGTTCGGCCCGCCCGAGGTGATGGCGGCAAAAAGGTCGAACTGCTGCAGCGTGAAGATCAGGCCGAGCGCGATGATGGCGCCGATGGTGGAGCGCATCATCGGCAGGGTGATCGTCCAGAAGCGCTGCCAGGCGTTTGCCCCATCGAGCTCGGCAGCCTCGTAGAGGTCGGTGGGGATGCCCGAAAGGCCGACCGAGAGCAGGATCATGTTGAACGAGGTGCCGAGCCAGATGTTGGCCAGGATCACCGCATAGAGCGAATAGTTCGGATCGGAGCGCCAGAAAATATTGCCGGAGATGATGCCGCTTTCTTTGAGTATGAAGTTCAGAACGCCGAAATCCCCCGAGAGTATCCAGTTCCAGATGGCCCCGACGACGAGACCCGGCATGACCCAGGACACAAGAAACAGGCCACGCAGCCAGGAGGCGCCGGGAAAGTTGACCCAGAAGAACAGCGCCAGCCCGAAGCCGACCAGGAATTGCCCGGCGATCGAACCGACGACGAAGATCGCCGTATTGGCAAGAATCGGCAATGTTTCCGGCTGGGCGAAAAGATCGCGATAGTTCTTGAAACCGACAAAGGGGCGCATCAGCGTGCCAAGGCTGAACATGTCAACCTCTTGAAAGCTCATCAGGACGTTGTAGATGAGCGGCAGGCCCGCCATCAGGAACAAAAAACCGAGCGGGAAGGCGACCAGCACGATATCGAAACCGCGCCCGTCCCTGATGCTGGAAAGGAGCCTCTTCATGGGGCCTCCGATGCTCCGAACGGGGCTGCCAAGCGCTTGAGCGGATGACAACCCCTTCCGGGAGGAAATGCTGGATGGCGGAAGGGAAGCCATCCGGTTTGTCCCCTTCTCCCCAGCCGGGAGAAGGTGGCCTCCCCGGGACTTGCCTTCGGCAAGCCCGAGGACAGTCTGCGGGCCGGATGAGGGGGAGTGCGGCATAGGCTATCCTCGATTATGCTCGGGGCATTCGCGTGTGCTGACGCTCCCCCCTCATCGCCTCGCTCTGCTCGGCTCTTCTCCCGCTGGGAGAAGAGGAACAAGAGCCGCTTCAGCGTCTATAAGATCAGCCCAAGACAGCCTTGATCTTCTCGGCAGCCTGATCAAGCGCGTCCTTCGGGCTTGCCTGACCGGTCAGGGCGGCCTGAATGGCATCCTGGATCGCCTTGGAGATCTTCGGCCATTCCGGGTGCGGGCCGCGCGGCTTGGCGTATTTCAACTGCTCGAGGAAGACCTTGAGGGCCGCGTCCTTGAGCGGCTGGCCGGTTTCGGGGATGGAGATGTCGGAACGGGCCGGAAGCTGGCCATAGTTCTTGAACATCTTGTCGTCCTGCGAAGCGAAGAATTCAAGCGCCTTGAAGGCTTCCTGCGGATGCTTGGAGGAAGCGAAGATAGCCCAGTTGAAGTCGCCCATGGCCGAGGAGCGTTCGGCGCCGTCCTTTGGCACTGGAAGCAGCGTCACACCCCAGTCGAACTTCGCTTCCTGGGACATGCGGTCGAGTTCCCACGGCCCGGAAATCGCCATGGCGGCATTGCCGGAATTGAAGGTACCGGTCGAATCCCACTGGCCGCGCGTCAGCGTGTCGGGCGAGGCGAGCTTCTCGTCGATGATCGTCTTCCAGATTTCGAGCGCCTTCACCGCGCCTTCGGCATTGATGTTCTCGTAGCTGCCACCGCCCATCTGCGCCCAGGGCAGGAACTGGAACGTGCCCTCCTCGTTGGCCTTGGCCGAGAACGCGAGACCATAGACGTTGGCGGCCGGATCGGTCAGCTTGCGCGCAGCCTCGACCAGCTCGTCCCAGGTCTGTGGCGGCTTGTTGGGATCAAGGCCCTTCGCCTTGAACATGTCCTTGTTGTAGTAGAGCGCGATCGTGTTGGTCGCCTTCGGCACGCCGTAATACTTGCCGTCCCACTCGACCGACTTCAGCGGGCCGGGGAAGTAGTTTTCCGGCTTGATCACCGTCGATTTCGAAACCATGTCGGTGAGATCAAGGAAGGCGCCGTGCGACGAAAACAGCGCATGCTCCGGATTGTCGACGGCGATGATGTCGGGCGCCTGGCCGGTGGCGTAGGCACGCATGGCTTCGGTGACGACATCATCGAACTGGATAAGCCGATATTCGATCTTGATGCCGTTGTTCTGGGCGTTGAATTCCTTGATCAGGTTCGGCGCCGGCTGAATGTCCCGGTCCAGAGACCAGAGTGTCAGGGTGACGTCTTCCGCCTTGGCGGACAACCCAAACAGCGACACGCCTGCAAGCGCCAGCGCACCGATGACTGCATATTTGCGGATACCCATAGTTTCCTCCTGTTGGTTACCCTTTGCGGCCGCCATCCTCCATGCCGGCCTTCTTCAGTCCATGTCAGTCCTTTCAGACCTGCCTGACTGGTCAGGCAGCATCGACGACGAAATCGCCGCCCCGGCACGTCTTCAGATGGTTGAGGCCGTG
This genomic window contains:
- a CDS encoding winged helix-turn-helix domain-containing protein, which translates into the protein MTPKENTGLKPVLRIDFPHAERLGRGKIALLEHIRETGSISAAGRAMDMSYRRAWLLVSALNGMFKQDAVLSQRGGKQGGGAVVTPFGEELIHTFRAMEEKAEAALSAELTWLESNRNPHAMPADAPVTDPAQHS
- a CDS encoding SDR family oxidoreductase, with the protein product MGGLLAGKRAVITAAAQGIGRAAADAFQREGAIVTATDINEEKLAELSALGMNVAKLDVMNADAISAFAAETGTIDVLFNCAGVVHAGTILEASERDYDFAFDLNVKSMFRLIRAFLPGMIENGGGSIINMSSVAGVPMGVPNRFTYSASKAAVIGLTKSIALDYIKQGIRCNAIAPGTVQSPSLEDRMKAQGNYEEARAAFIARQPMGRIGQPEEIAALAVYLGSDVSNYTTGQVHVIDGGMSL
- the ugpC gene encoding sn-glycerol-3-phosphate ABC transporter ATP-binding protein UgpC, whose amino-acid sequence is MTKQIELSGVNKYYGAFHALKNIDLSIEKGSFVALVGPSGCGKSTLLRSLAGLESISTGDLKIAGELMNKVPPRKRDIAMVFQSYALYPHMTVEQNLTYSLRIRGVAKAEAKKAAEEVAATTGLSHLLGRYPRELSGGQRQRVAMSRAIIRHPKAFLFDEPLSNLDAALRVHMRKEIRTLHDRLHATSVYVTHDQIEAMTMADHVVVMKDGVIEQQGAPLELYDRPANKFVAGFIGSPAMNFVPATVGEDGRSLEVDVGEKQTIALDRQLQPGRKVTAGLRPEHLHFVEPGQGVFRLPVGIVETTGSATYITTSTATEVTIVDTTRRPVRAGDVIDVSIRPGDVHVFDSETGLRV
- a CDS encoding carbohydrate ABC transporter permease, translated to MSDTARNRLMFVIAIIMAAIYLFPLYWMYITALKSGSEMFATPPTFWPSVPQWSTYSHVWESRGMGRYLWNSLVIASGAVVLITVLGVGCAYVLARYRNVWVDIGLFLILMLQVLPASLMITPIFVGFSQIGMLEYPRLAVIIAIAAKSMPFFVVLVRATFMAVPMELEEAALVDGNSRVGAFFNIVLPLARNGILVSAILIFMQAFGEFVYSKSIIQAVELQPASVGLNSFMGPNTNEWNNIMAYATIYVTPILAIFVLLQRRIVSGLTSGAIK
- a CDS encoding sugar ABC transporter permease; the encoded protein is MKRLLSSIRDGRGFDIVLVAFPLGFLFLMAGLPLIYNVLMSFQEVDMFSLGTLMRPFVGFKNYRDLFAQPETLPILANTAIFVVGSIAGQFLVGFGLALFFWVNFPGASWLRGLFLVSWVMPGLVVGAIWNWILSGDFGVLNFILKESGIISGNIFWRSDPNYSLYAVILANIWLGTSFNMILLSVGLSGIPTDLYEAAELDGANAWQRFWTITLPMMRSTIGAIIALGLIFTLQQFDLFAAITSGGPNNSSNVTQYWAWEQSFRQYDFAKGATISVLMIIFVMIASVVYVRSTRHEVRG
- a CDS encoding sugar ABC transporter substrate-binding protein, with the protein product MGIRKYAVIGALALAGVSLFGLSAKAEDVTLTLWSLDRDIQPAPNLIKEFNAQNNGIKIEYRLIQFDDVVTEAMRAYATGQAPDIIAVDNPEHALFSSHGAFLDLTDMVSKSTVIKPENYFPGPLKSVEWDGKYYGVPKATNTIALYYNKDMFKAKGLDPNKPPQTWDELVEAARKLTDPAANVYGLAFSAKANEEGTFQFLPWAQMGGGSYENINAEGAVKALEIWKTIIDEKLASPDTLTRGQWDSTGTFNSGNAAMAISGPWELDRMSQEAKFDWGVTLLPVPKDGAERSSAMGDFNWAIFASSKHPQEAFKALEFFASQDDKMFKNYGQLPARSDISIPETGQPLKDAALKVFLEQLKYAKPRGPHPEWPKISKAIQDAIQAALTGQASPKDALDQAAEKIKAVLG